From Streptomyces sp. TLI_053, a single genomic window includes:
- a CDS encoding NAD(P)H-binding protein, whose translation MILVTGATGTTGREVARLLAPGHPLRILTRRPELVTAQGPAVTVVRGGFTDPESLHRALTGVRAAFLVTNRVGEEDDARFIDAARACGVRHVVKLSAAAVEDPEADDLITRWQRENERALRESGLAWTLLRPRSFMSNTLSWARAVRTEGVVRALHGDSLNACVDPRDVAEAAVHALTQDGQEGRVHALSGPEAVTAREQTAVLSKVLGRPLRFEELGPEQARAALLDRYPEAIVEALLQSAERQKAGAKARVDSAVPALLGRPSRPFGTWAADHAQAFA comes from the coding sequence ATGATCCTGGTCACCGGCGCAACCGGCACGACAGGGCGGGAGGTCGCCCGCCTGCTGGCCCCCGGCCACCCGCTGCGCATCCTCACCAGGCGGCCCGAACTCGTCACTGCCCAAGGGCCCGCCGTCACCGTGGTGCGCGGCGGCTTCACGGACCCGGAGAGCCTCCACCGGGCACTGACGGGAGTCCGCGCCGCCTTCCTGGTCACCAACCGGGTGGGGGAGGAGGACGACGCCCGGTTCATCGACGCGGCCCGGGCCTGCGGCGTACGGCATGTGGTCAAACTCTCCGCGGCCGCCGTGGAGGATCCGGAGGCGGACGACCTCATCACCCGCTGGCAGCGCGAGAACGAGCGGGCCCTGCGGGAATCGGGCCTCGCGTGGACCTTGCTGCGCCCCCGGTCCTTCATGTCCAACACCTTGTCGTGGGCCCGGGCCGTCCGTACCGAGGGCGTCGTGCGTGCGCTCCACGGGGACTCCCTCAACGCCTGCGTGGACCCGCGGGACGTCGCCGAAGCAGCGGTGCACGCTCTGACGCAGGACGGGCAGGAAGGCCGCGTGCATGCGCTCTCCGGTCCGGAGGCGGTCACCGCGCGCGAACAGACCGCCGTGCTCTCGAAGGTGCTGGGGCGCCCCCTGCGCTTCGAGGAACTCGGGCCGGAGCAGGCCCGCGCTGCACTGCTCGACCGCTACCCCGAGGCGATCGTCGAAGCGCTCCTGCAGAGCGCGGAGCGCCAGAAGGCCGGCGCGAAAGCACGGGTGGACTCCGCGGTGCCCGCGCTGCTGGGACGCCCCTCACGGCCCTTCGGGACCTGGGCGGCGGACCACGCGCAGGCGTTCGCCTGA